A region of the Equus quagga isolate Etosha38 chromosome 11, UCLA_HA_Equagga_1.0, whole genome shotgun sequence genome:
AGCTTGAACTGGCACCTTCAGTTCCAGGCGCTGCAGACAAAGACCAGCTCAGCATATCCACTGCAGGTGGCTACGGTACATGAAAGGAGAGCAGAGGACCCATGTGTGCTCCAGCCTAGCTAGGGACAGAAGTGCCACCATGGGCCTGTGCTGTGCTGCTGCTTCTATTTGTCACCATCGTTTTGCTTAAAAATGTGTGTCTTTTTGCCAACAGTtggagcagagccagaaggaggcCTCGGACCTTCTGGAGCAGAACCGGCTCCTGCAAGACCAACTGAGGGTGGCTCTGGGCCGGGAGCAGAGCGCCCGGGAGGGCTACGTGCTGCAGGTAGGGCTGAGGGGCTGCCACGGCCCTCAGGGTGCACTCAGGGCTTCAGTGTGAAGGACCCAGGCAGGCTAGGAATGTGCAAAACCTGGCTGAGCAGGGGCAGCCACTCCCAAGCGCTCTGCCTTTGGGCTCCTCTGCCACAGGATTGGGCTCTCCGTGCATTgggtcttgtttatttttcctcctcgTGTGACATTTTGGAGACTACCTGAAACCTCTATGTCTAAgggtttgttctttgttttttaataaaataacttgGGTTATCTTTCCTTTTGGCTGTCAAAGTacccaatatatatttattataaataccaTACACTTGCATGtcatttctcattgttttcacaATAGCTGTattaggcccattttacagagtaaAGAAAGTGAATAACAGGCAGCCAAGTGCCTCCTTATGAccaagttagtggcagagctggaccTGGTTCCCTGACCCTGGCCATGTCTGTGCCACACATATAGGGCAACCCAGGACTATTGCCACTAGCCTAGAGGCCCCGCATCTTACTCTGTGCCTAGGCTGAAGTTTCAGGGGGAAAACGTGGCCACCCAGTGCTGAGCTGAGAGCCCAAACCCATTGGACTCACAGAGAGCAGGGGGCACTGCCACAGTGCCAGGAGGTCACCAGGACAGGGCAAGCCAGCACAAGCCAACTGTCCTGCAGTGTTCTAGGCCCCGTTCTAGTTCTGGGGTACAAAATAACACACTGTGGCCCCATCAAGCTGATGTGCTGGTGGGGAGAGGTGACTGATAAGTGATTGCTGGGGAAAAGCAAAATGGGATGATGGAACAGAGAACTCGAGCTCTCAGCCCAGCCTAAGGACATGGCATTCGAGTCAGGATCTTGCCACCGACAGGCAGAGCTGATGCTCCTGCCCTGCAGTGTCAGTCTGCTTGCCTGTGTAGACTTGACTTTGTCCCCGAGGTCCCTTCTGGCTCTCAGTGACCCAGAGTCTCGGTGATAAGTTGCTGTGTCAACATTTCCAGACCACAGCGCACTGGCCTTCTGTGTCTGAGCTGTCCCCAGGCAGCACGTGGGCCCTCCGTCAGAGTCCCCCTCCGGCCTCTCTCCATGCCACTTTTGttgtctgtttcctctgccttctctttccccAGCTTTGACCAAGGCCCTGGGTGCCCTGCATGCCCTGGACCCTCCTCCCTAGCCCTATCAGCATAGTTCCTGCTGTGCTCAGTTTGGATGCGGGCACCGGGAACCCGTGATGGTGGGCATCCCTCTTGTCTACGTCTCACTCTAGGGCTTTCTGGGTCATTCATGCAGACCCCCCCCAGCTTTGGGGAGCATCTTTTTAAACCTTGGTGGGGCTCCCATCCTCCACAGATTCATAAAGATACTAGCAGCAGATTTTGCACATTGCTAACCTAGAATCCGCCTCCACGTCTAGCTTGGATGATTGCATGAGCCTGCACTGAAGCCCCTGTCAGTCAGCCCTGGGCAGAGCTGTCTCCTAACACTTTCCTACAAGGCCTAAACATAGGTTACTTTTAACCTCCTTTTGTGCTTTGAAAATACTAATAATCAAAAGTCTGAATGAGCAAGGGGCCTTTGGGGTTAAGGGTCAGGAGGAGTGGGTGCTGTGCTAACTGTGCTGGGAGGAGGCGCTTGCATGGTTTTGATGTGAAGTGTGAGTGTAACTTTAACTTAAGGTACCTGAGTGTCACATCTGTGGCTTCCCCACCAGCAGACCTGGAGGGCCACAGGCAGGCCAGATTCTTAGTCTGGGCATTTCTCACTCTTATTCATGTTCTTGTTTTCCTTACATTAATTAGTTCTGTCTATTCTGCATGCCTTTCAGTTTGGggagttttgtttcatttgtgttttgttttgttttttgcatgcttcactttcttattttaaattcctcaaagGTTTGTTTGTTTCGTTGATTATCATATTTTACTCCATGGTTTCTGTTTTCCCCTCGTTTTGTCTTCTTGCAGGTAGAGATTAGTTCTTCCTGTCACTGTAGAGGACGGGCGCCACTTCCCAAAGGAAAATGTTTCCATGGCACCTTGCTGACATCCCCAGTAGttgcctcccttccttctctccctgtccTAGAAGGAAGTGACGTCATCACCTGCACCCTGGGTCTGCGCTTTTTTAGGGTTTGTCTAGAGCCATGTACCTtgtgttttccaaaacaaacaagcagataCCAATGCTCTGCTCCTCCCCTGTCCTCCTTCCTGGCGTTCCTTGTCCTTCAGTCTTCGTTTTGCTTATCAGTGTGTTCCATTACTCAGTTTCGTTTGGTTTATTTCTCCTAGAAGCTATTCAGTTAGAGCTGTTTCGATGTTAttgtctgtgttttctgtttACCTACAAGCAACTACTTACCAAAAAAATTCAGATGActtgttggaatttttttttaatgaaaaaaaattgtgcaaAGGATAAAAGGCAAAAAGCTCACCAAGGATCTTTTCTGTGGTTGACCCTGGCCAGAGGTGTGACACTCAGAACTGGGAGGCCCGAGTGTTACTAACCAGTGTTTAATCGGTTTTTTTAAGACTGAAGTGGCCACTTCCCCATCCGGTGCCTGGCAGAGGCTCCATAGAGTCAACCAAGATCTCCAAAGTGAGCTGGAGGCCCAGTGCCAGCGCCAGGAGCTCATCACGCAGCAGATCCAGTCCCTGAAGCGTAGCTATGGGGAAGCCAAGGATGCGATCCGGCACCACGAGGCCGAGATACGGAGCCTCCAGGCGAGGCTTAGCAATGCCGCTGCCGAGCTCACCATCAAGGAGCAGGTGCTGGCCAAGCTCAAGGGTGACCTGAGGCTGGAGAAGGACAAGGTCCGCGAGCAGCTGGAGGAGTGGCAGCACAGTGAGGCTGCGCTAAGCGGTCAGCTGCAGGCCAGCGAGCAGAAGCTCAAGAGCGCTGAGGCTCTGCTGCTGGAGAAGACGCAGGAGCTGCGGGACCTGGAGATGCAGCAGGCACTGCAGAGGGACCGGCAGAAGGAGGTGCAGAGGCTACAGGAGCGCATCGCTGACCTCAGCCAGCAGCTCAGCGCGAGTGAGCAGGCCCAGAGGCTGATGGAGGAGAAGCTGCAGAGGAACTATGAGCTGCTGCTCGAGAGCTGCGAGAAGGAGAAGCAGGTGTTGCTGCAAAACCTGAAGGAGGTGGAGGACAAGGCTAGCGCCTATGAGGACCAGCTCCAGGACCACGAGCAGCAGATGGAGGTGCTCCAGAAGGAGAAGCTAAGCGCCAAGTTCGAGGGCAGCGAGGTAGTGCATCAGCTAGAGGAGCAGCTGGAGATGAAAGAGGCCAGCATCCAGAAGCTGGCTGAACACGTCCAGAGCCTCAGGGACGAGCGGGACCTGATTAGGCAGCGGTTCCAGGAGCTGATGGATCGCGTGGCCCTGTCTGACGGGGACATTGCCAAGCTTCAGGAGAAGCTGAGGGGAAGAGAGGCAGACTACCAGAGCCTGGAGCACTCCTATAGGAGGGTGGCCAGCCAGCTCCAGAGTGTGCACACGCTGCTGAAGGACAAGGAGGAAGAGCTGAAGCACATCAAGGAAGTgcatgagaaagttctggaaaagaAAGACCAGGACCTCAATGAGGCTTTGGTTAAAATGGTTGCCTTAGGGAGTAGCttagaggaaacagaaatgaaactcCAGGCAAAGGAagagattttaaggaaatttGCAAAGGAGGCTTCAGAGGATGCACAGGAGCCTCAGAGCTTcctgggagaagcagaggaggatggCGTGGCACCCTCAGGCCCACAGCTCCAATCCCCAGGCACGCCTCCAGGCTTACCCCACTCGGTGATCGAGGATGAGGACctgggggctgccctgggagaGGAACGTGgtgacagcagccccaggagagaAGACGGTGTGGTACCCCCGAAGTCCGAAGCGCCTGACAGGGAGGGACACCTGCATAGCACAGCAAAACCCGACCAGGGAGTGCCTGGTGTTAAAAGGCAAAGAATTCGGTTCTCCACGATCCAGTGCCAAAAATACACCCACCCTGATGGGTCTGAGAAGACCTGGGCCAGCAGCACGTCGTCCGACACCAGCCAGGACCGGTCGCCCTCAGAGGAAAGCATGTCCTCAGAGGCCACCCCCAGCTCACTCCCTGCGACCAGCGACTCCGACACCTACCTCTCCATAATACACTCCCTGGAGACCAAGCTCTACATCACGGAGGAGAAACTCAAAGATGTGACAGTGAAGCTGGAGAGCCAGCAGGGCCAGAGCCAGGAGGCCCTGCTTGCGTTGCACCAGCAGTGGGCCAGCACTGAGGCACGGCTGCGCGAGCAGCTCCGTGCCAGCCTGCTCCAGGTCGGAGCGCTGGCCTCCCAGCTGGAACAGGAAAGACAAGCGAGGGCGAAGATAGTTGAAGATCACGTCGGGGAGCTCGGCGACTTCCAGGTGAAAAACAGTCAGGCCCTGGCTTGCTTAGAAAACTGCCGAGAACAGCTCCGATCTCTGCCAGGGGCCAACCAGGAGGAAGCACAGGATGCAGGAGCGAGCCCCCTGGCTAGCGTGGAGAGCGCACTGGTCGGAGCCATCCAGGTCCTGCGGCACTGGCCAGCTCCTACAGATGGCGGGGCCCTTGCTCAGCTAGAGGAAGAAAGTTTCTTGGAGGAAGGGAAAGCGACTTCGCAGCAGCCACCACACCAGCCTGAACTGACCGAGGAGGAGCAGCTGAAGCTCCTTTCTGATCAAATAGCTCTGGAAGCCTCACTGATCAATCAAATAGCAGACTCTCTAAAAAACACAACGTCAGATATCTCGCGCGTTCTCCACGAGATTGCTCAGTCAGGAAAGTTGCCACTGGAGTCTGAGAGTGCTGCCATCTGTCCTGGGGCCCCAGCAGACACCTGGGCTAAGAAGGTGCTGGTAGATGGCGAGTTCTGGAGCCAGGTTGAGTCCCTGAGTAAGCACCTGGGGACCCTGGGAGGAGAGCCAGCCGGTGCCTCAGGAGGTGGGCAGCGGAGTATCCCACAGGCCCTGGTCCCCGCCCTCGCAGACGCCACTTGGGTCAGGGCAGAGCTCAGTTTTGCCGTGCAGTCTGTGAGGGAGTCGTTCCAGCGAAGGTTGCAGAGCGTCCAGGAGACCCTCCGGGGAACCCAGATGGCCCTGCAGCAGCACAAGTGTGTGCTGAGGGAAATCCTAGGGGCCTACCATACCCCTGACTTTGAGAGAGTGATGCAGCAGGTCTCGGAGGCCCTCGAGCTCCCAGCAGGCATTGAAGATGGTGCACAGGCATCCTGGGACTTGTGCCCCTTAGGGGAGATGCTGAGTCATCGGAACACAGCTGGCGCCCAGGAGCCCTTTCACTTGTTGGACCAGAGCTCTGGGGCCCTTGTTGCTATTCAGGAAGAACTCGCCCTGCAGCTGAAAGATAAGGCCAGCCTCTTAGGGGAGATATCTGCCGCTTTAACCTCACTTCCCCCTGTGGAGTCGGTAAGAGATTGCCAGAAGCTTCTCCAGGCGTCCCAGAATCTCTCCTATAACACTTGTTTGGGAGGCCTTGGTCAGTATTCTTCGTTACTAGTTCAAGATGCAATTATTCAGGCTCAGGTGTGTTATGCAGCCTGCAAAATCCGGCTGGAGTATGAAAAGGAGCGCCAGTGCTACGAGGAGTCCCGGCAGAGTAGGGTGGCCTCCTGCCAGGAACATGAGCAAGCTGCTGGGACCCTGAGGGAGCAGTACAAGGAACTGCTGCGGAAGCAGAAGAGCGAGTACCTGGAAGTGATTGCCATTGTTGAAAGGGAAAACACAGAGCTCAAggccaaggtcatgcagctggaCCGTCAGCAGAGGTGTCTGGAAGAAGTAGAAAGCAAACACAGCGAGAACATGTTTGCCCTGCAAGGGAGGTACGAGGAGGAGATCAGGTGTGTGGTGGAGCAGTTGAACAGAGCGGAGAACACGCTGCAGGCCGAGCACAGCAGAGTCCTGAGCCAGCTGGATGCCTCGGTCAGAGACAGGCAGGACATGGAGAGACACCACGTGGAACAGATGCAAACCCTGGAGGACAAGTTCCAGCTCAAGATCAAAGAGCTGCAGACAATCCACGAGGAAGAGCTGAGGACCTTACAGGAGCACTACTCGCAGAGCCTGCAGTGCC
Encoded here:
- the MPRIP gene encoding myosin phosphatase Rho-interacting protein, with the protein product MSGKESRKRQESALQLNSTGRQPLSAAKPIYGGWLLLAPDGTDFDNPVHRSRKWQRRFFILYEHGLLRYALDEMPTTLPQGTINMNQCTDVVDGEGRTGQKFSLCILTPEKEHFIRAETKEIISGWLEMLVVYPRTNKQNQKKKRKVEPPTPQEPGPAKMAVTSSSSSIPSAEKVPTTKSTLWQEEMRAKDQPDGSSLSPAQSPSQSQPTPASALREPGLESKDEEGAMSSDRMDCGRKVRVESGYFSLEKTKQDLKAEEQQLPPPLSPPSPSTPNNRYSGPGPPSQELGHPFPSSGPRRPSRMVCSSSLGSLDAASQPPAHMDSGSAGGQGAERLGRTFAFKASRQYAALADVPKAIRISHREAFQVERRRLERRTRARSPGREEVARLFGNERRRSQVIEKFEALDIEKAEHMETTSSAAPSPSSDTRQGRSEKRAFPRKRDLPSEAPTAPLPDTSASPLSPHRRAKSLDRRSTESSLTPDLLNFKKGWLTKQYEDGQWKKHWFVLADQSLRYYRDSVAEEAADLDGEIDLSTCYDVTEYPVQRNYGFQIHTKEGEFTLSAMTSGIRRNWIQTIMKHVHPTSAPDVTSSLPEEKNRSSSSYETCARPSEKQEGERGEPDPEQKRSRARERRREGRSKTFDWAEFRPIQQALAQEKASAVGPPDTRAEAEPGELERERARRREERRKRFGMLDTVDGAGADDAALRMEVDRSPGLPPTSDLKTQNVHVEIEQRWHQVETTPLREEKQVPIAPLHLSSSDDGSDRLSTHELTSLLEKELEQSQKEASDLLEQNRLLQDQLRVALGREQSAREGYVLQTEVATSPSGAWQRLHRVNQDLQSELEAQCQRQELITQQIQSLKRSYGEAKDAIRHHEAEIRSLQARLSNAAAELTIKEQVLAKLKGDLRLEKDKVREQLEEWQHSEAALSGQLQASEQKLKSAEALLLEKTQELRDLEMQQALQRDRQKEVQRLQERIADLSQQLSASEQAQRLMEEKLQRNYELLLESCEKEKQVLLQNLKEVEDKASAYEDQLQDHEQQMEVLQKEKLSAKFEGSEVVHQLEEQLEMKEASIQKLAEHVQSLRDERDLIRQRFQELMDRVALSDGDIAKLQEKLRGREADYQSLEHSYRRVASQLQSVHTLLKDKEEELKHIKEVHEKVLEKKDQDLNEALVKMVALGSSLEETEMKLQAKEEILRKFAKEASEDAQEPQSFLGEAEEDGVAPSGPQLQSPGTPPGLPHSVIEDEDLGAALGEERGDSSPRREDGVVPPKSEAPDREGHLHSTAKPDQGVPGVKRQRIRFSTIQCQKYTHPDGSEKTWASSTSSDTSQDRSPSEESMSSEATPSSLPATSDSDTYLSIIHSLETKLYITEEKLKDVTVKLESQQGQSQEALLALHQQWASTEARLREQLRASLLQVGALASQLEQERQARAKIVEDHVGELGDFQVKNSQALACLENCREQLRSLPGANQEEAQDAGASPLASVESALVGAIQVLRHWPAPTDGGALAQLEEESFLEEGKATSQQPPHQPELTEEEQLKLLSDQIALEASLINQIADSLKNTTSDISRVLHEIAQSGKLPLESESAAICPGAPADTWAKKVLVDGEFWSQVESLSKHLGTLGGEPAGASGGGQRSIPQALVPALADATWVRAELSFAVQSVRESFQRRLQSVQETLRGTQMALQQHKCVLREILGAYHTPDFERVMQQVSEALELPAGIEDGAQASWDLCPLGEMLSHRNTAGAQEPFHLLDQSSGALVAIQEELALQLKDKASLLGEISAALTSLPPVESVRDCQKLLQASQNLSYNTCLGGLGQYSSLLVQDAIIQAQVCYAACKIRLEYEKERQCYEESRQSRVASCQEHEQAAGTLREQYKELLRKQKSEYLEVIAIVERENTELKAKVMQLDRQQRCLEEVESKHSENMFALQGRYEEEIRCVVEQLNRAENTLQAEHSRVLSQLDASVRDRQDMERHHVEQMQTLEDKFQLKIKELQTIHEEELRTLQEHYSQSLQCLQEALCHCQRQHSEALPAPSPPSSPHQHPTSSWTADQPRGALQVAAGEADAMTGLRERIQELEAQMDVMREELEHKDLEGSTATLREKYQKDFENLKATCERGFAAMEETHQKKIEDLQRQHQRELEKLREEKDRLLAEETAATISAIEAMKNAHREEMERELEKSQRSQISSVNSDIEALRRQYLEELQSVQRELEVLSEQYSQKCLENAHLAQALEAERQALRQCQRENQELNAHNQELNNRLAAEIARLRTLLTGDAGGEATGSPLTQGKDAYELEVLLRVKESEIQYLKQEISSLKDELQTALRDKKYASDKYKDIYTELSIVRAKADCDISRLKEQLKAATEALGEKSPENTPVSGYDIMKSKSNPDFLKKDRSCVSRQLRNIRSKSLKEGLTVQERLKLFESRDLKKD